One region of Deinococcus radiopugnans ATCC 19172 genomic DNA includes:
- a CDS encoding HRDC domain-containing protein: MTDSRSRAETRPDARLVGLHAERGDPHVRLSSALAALEGAGWGLLLPGEAALARQLAAVLGQGTLRVDSRLRLNRDLLAVAGLAAAPLDGDWRGARAVWLLEPEAGDIERARRAGVPVIADATLAPGGGWLGVGAELIVYRDGATLTGHGDVSLAVLFGAGTPPEPVTDPPSELSVALALRDVSTLPLRLARAARTVATLADRLGGAAQGAGPTALLLAPDAAPDTAQPPGGVRAAARSVPAGVILTPGLEEADTALGLLYGHEPQGRREEPQSSQSAMPEQSREDSDARQGRTEGRRDNRRDREGRRDFRPRQEGRSEERRDDSRHDFRQGDRPERGERPSAPSHSESRRAETTQPQSSQPQPDPSRPSQGQDSAPERFTFEAPAASSSAASPAQAEESWEPEIVYSDLNHPPVRVPTPISSGPDASPLDAGIPDVRRQPERTPAPEEHDAPDSTTSGDSPSSEANHTAQHGAAPEQARPEQPPRRGNGNGRQGRPPRQEPQETPDATPVILPPDLPAAKEDPAANLSDEQAAVYARLREWRNAEAKRQEISRFIIASNATLAEIARRVPYTDADLKAVKGMGPERMKKYGDKILEVVRG, translated from the coding sequence ATGACAGATTCACGCTCCCGCGCCGAAACGCGCCCCGATGCCCGGCTGGTCGGCCTGCACGCCGAACGCGGCGATCCTCACGTCCGCCTCTCCTCCGCCCTGGCGGCGCTGGAGGGGGCCGGTTGGGGCCTGCTGCTGCCCGGCGAGGCGGCGCTGGCCCGGCAACTGGCCGCCGTGCTGGGCCAGGGCACGCTGCGGGTCGATTCGCGCCTGCGATTGAACCGCGACCTCCTGGCGGTGGCTGGGCTGGCCGCCGCGCCGCTGGACGGCGACTGGCGCGGCGCACGCGCGGTGTGGTTGTTGGAGCCGGAAGCCGGGGACATCGAACGTGCCCGCCGGGCCGGGGTGCCGGTGATCGCCGACGCGACGCTGGCCCCCGGCGGCGGCTGGCTGGGCGTAGGCGCAGAGCTGATCGTGTACCGCGACGGGGCCACCCTGACCGGGCACGGCGACGTGTCGCTGGCCGTGCTGTTCGGCGCGGGAACCCCGCCTGAACCCGTCACCGATCCGCCCAGCGAGCTGAGCGTGGCCCTCGCGCTGCGCGACGTGTCCACCCTGCCCCTACGGCTGGCCCGCGCGGCCCGCACCGTCGCCACGCTGGCAGACCGTCTGGGCGGCGCGGCCCAGGGCGCTGGCCCCACGGCGCTGCTGCTGGCGCCCGACGCCGCCCCCGACACCGCCCAGCCCCCTGGAGGCGTGCGGGCCGCCGCCCGCAGCGTGCCTGCCGGGGTCATCCTGACTCCTGGCCTGGAAGAGGCTGACACGGCGCTGGGCCTGCTCTACGGCCATGAGCCACAAGGCAGACGCGAGGAGCCGCAGAGCAGCCAATCAGCCATGCCCGAGCAGAGCCGTGAGGACAGTGACGCGCGCCAGGGCCGCACTGAAGGCCGCCGCGACAACCGACGGGACCGCGAGGGGAGGCGCGACTTCAGACCGCGCCAGGAGGGCCGGAGCGAGGAGCGCCGCGACGATTCCCGCCACGACTTCCGTCAGGGGGACCGTCCGGAGCGCGGTGAGCGCCCCAGCGCCCCCAGCCACAGTGAATCGCGCCGGGCTGAAACCACCCAGCCTCAATCCAGTCAACCCCAGCCTGATCCATCCAGGCCCAGTCAGGGGCAGGACAGCGCCCCCGAACGGTTCACTTTTGAAGCGCCCGCCGCTTCCTCTTCGGCGGCCTCTCCTGCACAGGCGGAGGAGAGCTGGGAGCCGGAAATCGTCTACAGCGATCTCAATCACCCGCCCGTGCGCGTGCCCACGCCGATCAGCTCTGGCCCAGACGCCTCGCCGCTGGACGCCGGGATACCCGACGTGCGCCGCCAGCCGGAGCGCACGCCCGCGCCGGAGGAACACGACGCCCCGGATAGCACGACCAGCGGAGACAGCCCGTCCAGTGAGGCCAACCACACCGCGCAGCACGGCGCAGCACCGGAACAGGCCAGACCCGAACAGCCCCCACGGCGCGGCAACGGCAATGGCCGGCAGGGGCGCCCGCCCAGGCAGGAACCCCAGGAGACGCCCGACGCAACGCCCGTGATCCTGCCCCCCGATCTGCCCGCCGCCAAGGAGGACCCCGCCGCCAATCTGAGCGACGAACAGGCCGCCGTCTACGCCCGCCTGCGCGAATGGCGCAACGCCGAGGCCAAGCGGCAGGAGATCAGCCGCTTCATCATCGCCAGCAACGCCACCCTGGCCGAAATTGCCCGCCGCGTGCCCTACACCGACGCCGATCTGAAGGCCGTGAAGGGCATGGGGCCGGAGCGCATGAAGAAATACGGCGACAAGATTCTGGAAGTGGTGCGGGGCTGA
- a CDS encoding DsbA family protein, with translation MTRLQGNNPNRTILVIGTLVAVILIALALFAVRDKPAAGAGLSADFNLAEVPYMGQADAPVNVVVVEDFKCPACKQFEATVEPELKSKYVDTGKAKMYTLLWPFLAEAARLPTDDSKLAAQAALCVYDEGGNDAFGRYKSILFRAQGDESTVWANKSRLKELATNVEGIDQGKFATCLDTDATAARVDAMEKQASDAGVNSTPTVFVNGKQVVNGAGQGSSLAADVSKAIDAAQQ, from the coding sequence ATGACCAGACTTCAGGGAAACAACCCCAACCGTACGATCCTGGTGATCGGCACGCTCGTCGCCGTGATTCTAATCGCGCTGGCCCTCTTTGCCGTGCGGGACAAACCGGCGGCAGGCGCGGGCCTCAGCGCCGACTTCAATCTGGCTGAGGTGCCGTACATGGGTCAGGCCGACGCGCCCGTGAACGTGGTGGTGGTGGAAGACTTCAAATGCCCGGCCTGCAAGCAGTTCGAGGCCACCGTCGAGCCGGAGCTGAAGAGCAAGTACGTGGACACCGGCAAGGCCAAGATGTACACCCTGCTCTGGCCCTTCCTGGCCGAGGCCGCGCGTCTGCCCACCGACGACAGCAAGCTGGCCGCCCAGGCCGCGCTGTGCGTCTACGACGAGGGAGGCAACGACGCCTTCGGAAGGTACAAGAGCATCCTGTTCCGCGCACAGGGCGACGAGTCCACCGTCTGGGCCAATAAGAGTCGCCTCAAGGAATTGGCCACCAACGTCGAGGGCATCGACCAGGGCAAGTTCGCCACCTGCCTGGACACCGACGCCACCGCCGCCCGCGTGGACGCCATGGAAAAGCAGGCGTCGGACGCTGGCGTGAACTCCACGCCCACCGTGTTCGTCAATGGCAAGCAGGTGGTCAATGGCGCCGGGCAGGGCAGCTCCCTGGCCGCCGACGTGAGCAAGGCCATTGACGCTGCCCAGCAATGA
- the guaA gene encoding glutamine-hydrolyzing GMP synthase: MSVVILDFGSQFTRLIARRFRELGAYSVILPGTATLERIQQENPQGIVLSGGPSSVYDAQAPRPAPGVMDLDVPILGVCYGMQYLAQEAGGDVKRAGKREYGKADLTRYGGQLFEGISGEFVAWMSHSDSVTQLPQGYEVIAETKDTPVAAIENPQTRRYGLQFHPEVVHTPKGGQILGNFLTICGVARDWTAEHIIDELVSDVQQQVGDGRVLLAISGGVDSSTLGLLLARAVGDRLTAVFIDHGLLRLGEREQVEAALVPLGVHLVTVDARAEFMGALDGVSDPEQKRKIIGREFIRAFEREAALQAQEHGAFDFLAQGTLYPDVIESAGGLSADKSGAANIKSHHNVGGLPEDLNFKLVEPFRTLFKDEVREIARLLGLPEHIRMRHPFPGPGLAIRCLGAISEEKMDILRRVDDIFISGLREFGLYDGCSQALAILTPIQSVGVMGDERTYSYTAALRAVTTDDYMTAEWARLPWDFLATMSNRIVNQVHEINRVVYDITGKPPATIEWE, translated from the coding sequence ATGAGCGTCGTCATTCTGGATTTCGGCAGTCAATTTACCCGCCTGATCGCCCGGCGGTTCCGCGAACTCGGGGCCTACAGCGTGATCCTGCCCGGCACGGCCACGCTGGAGCGCATCCAGCAGGAAAACCCGCAGGGCATCGTGCTGTCGGGCGGCCCCAGCAGCGTCTACGACGCCCAGGCCCCCAGGCCCGCCCCCGGCGTGATGGACCTGGACGTGCCGATTCTGGGCGTGTGCTACGGCATGCAGTACCTGGCCCAGGAGGCCGGCGGCGACGTGAAACGGGCCGGCAAGCGCGAGTACGGCAAGGCGGACCTGACCCGCTACGGCGGCCAGCTGTTCGAGGGCATCAGCGGCGAGTTTGTCGCGTGGATGAGCCACAGCGACAGCGTCACCCAGCTGCCCCAGGGCTACGAAGTCATCGCCGAAACGAAGGATACGCCTGTCGCCGCCATCGAGAATCCGCAGACGCGGCGCTACGGCCTGCAGTTTCACCCGGAAGTGGTGCACACGCCCAAGGGCGGGCAGATTCTGGGCAACTTCCTGACCATCTGCGGCGTGGCGCGCGACTGGACCGCCGAGCACATCATCGACGAGCTGGTCTCGGACGTGCAACAGCAGGTGGGCGACGGGCGCGTGCTGCTGGCCATCAGCGGCGGGGTGGACAGCTCCACGCTGGGGCTGCTGCTGGCGCGGGCGGTGGGGGACCGGCTGACCGCCGTGTTTATCGACCACGGCCTGCTGCGCCTGGGCGAACGCGAACAGGTGGAGGCCGCCTTAGTCCCGCTGGGCGTGCATCTGGTGACGGTGGACGCCCGCGCCGAGTTCATGGGCGCCCTGGACGGCGTCTCGGACCCCGAGCAGAAGCGCAAGATCATCGGGCGCGAGTTCATCCGGGCCTTCGAGCGCGAGGCGGCCCTTCAGGCGCAGGAGCACGGTGCCTTCGACTTTTTGGCGCAGGGCACGCTGTACCCGGACGTGATCGAGTCGGCGGGGGGCCTGAGCGCGGACAAATCCGGCGCGGCCAACATCAAGAGCCACCACAACGTCGGCGGGCTGCCCGAGGACCTGAACTTCAAGCTGGTGGAGCCGTTCCGCACGCTGTTCAAGGACGAGGTGCGCGAGATTGCCAGGTTGCTGGGCCTGCCGGAGCACATCCGCATGCGCCACCCCTTTCCGGGGCCGGGGCTGGCGATCCGCTGCCTGGGCGCGATCAGCGAGGAGAAGATGGACATTCTGCGGCGGGTGGATGACATCTTCATCTCCGGTCTGCGCGAGTTCGGGCTGTACGACGGCTGCTCGCAGGCGCTGGCGATCCTGACCCCGATCCAGAGCGTGGGCGTGATGGGCGACGAGCGCACCTACAGCTACACGGCGGCGCTGCGGGCCGTGACCACCGACGACTACATGACCGCCGAGTGGGCGCGGCTGCCGTGGGACTTTCTCGCCACCATGAGCAACCGCATCGTCAATCAGGTGCACGAGATCAACCGCGTGGTGTACGACATTACCGGCAAGCCGCCCGCCACCATTGAATGGGAATGA
- a CDS encoding GNAT family N-acetyltransferase, with the protein MNTFTVQPATAETLPDLVALIADREDAARRLTFMRERLAGGQFRLENTLILRSGRGVEGNALINAVPQIPVFPHLRSDAPEEAVTALARAILEGAGPEQRLLLDDHLAPLQAAPFEAAGWVLDSRHVMYETDLRARTYPLDPQAQTVNADQAEIRVLLEQLGQPDLELSEGWTLIALPGTDGSPVALGAVGPGGRPDTASVNMIGVLPQAREQGLGTRLHAHLLALAAQDYGRHDGGTEADNAAMRRIFDKHGSRLAATQMYFVQGSEAVPLT; encoded by the coding sequence TTGAATACCTTCACCGTTCAACCCGCCACCGCCGAAACCCTGCCCGATCTCGTCGCCCTGATCGCTGACCGGGAGGACGCGGCCAGACGCCTGACCTTCATGCGCGAACGCCTGGCCGGGGGGCAGTTCAGGCTGGAGAACACCCTGATCCTGCGCTCGGGGCGGGGGGTGGAGGGGAACGCGCTGATCAATGCTGTGCCTCAGATCCCAGTCTTTCCACACCTGCGATCCGATGCGCCGGAAGAAGCGGTGACGGCGCTGGCCCGCGCAATTCTTGAAGGTGCCGGACCCGAACAGCGGTTGCTGCTCGACGATCATCTCGCTCCCCTGCAAGCGGCTCCCTTTGAGGCGGCTGGCTGGGTGCTGGACAGCCGACATGTCATGTACGAAACGGACCTGCGCGCCCGCACCTACCCGCTGGACCCGCAGGCGCAGACCGTGAACGCGGATCAGGCCGAGATCCGCGTCCTGCTGGAACAGCTCGGTCAGCCAGATCTGGAGCTATCGGAGGGCTGGACCCTGATCGCCCTGCCAGGGACAGACGGCTCGCCTGTCGCGCTGGGCGCCGTCGGCCCCGGCGGGCGCCCGGACACCGCCAGCGTCAACATGATCGGCGTGCTGCCGCAGGCGCGCGAGCAGGGGCTGGGCACGCGCCTGCACGCGCATCTGCTGGCGCTGGCGGCTCAGGACTACGGGCGTCACGACGGTGGTACGGAGGCCGATAACGCCGCCATGCGCCGCATTTTCGACAAGCATGGCTCCCGACTGGCGGCGACGCAGATGTATTTCGTGCAGGGCAGTGAGGCTGTTCCGTTGACCTGA
- a CDS encoding glycosyl hydrolase family 28-related protein produces the protein MHRTLRATAHPWTTRPPEPRRHLPALLGLSVLLAACAPPAPVPEPQPENRSLGENVKVFDPSMPTSEIQAAVDAVKTQQVNAEFGGGRYALMFKPGTYGTPDKPLFIDVGYYTEVIGLGRTPGDVVINGHVNVYNRCLDTGTDGQPSNCIALNNFWRSASNLTVKVAGGEGCQAATNFWAVSQAAPMRRVHVDGKFSLMDYCSAGPQFASGGYIADSLFSGTDAVINGSQQQFIVRNSEIPGWSNGVWNQVFSGVKGAPATSFATLDGDGKPANPYTTLPITPMSREKPYLYLDAAGEYQVFVPGVKTNSSGVSWASGPESGGKTLPLSGFFIARPGDQVSILNAALGAGRSVLFTPGVYDIDQTLLVNKPGTVLLGLGLATLTAQGGAVPVKVGDVSGVSVAGLTIDAGATNSPVLLQVGTPGGAGGSASDPVALHDVFFRIGGPGVGKATTSLIVNSNHTILDHIWAWRADHGQGVGWTVNTADHGVIVNGDDVTATGLFVEHYQKDQLIWNGERGQVVLFQNEMPYDAPSQAAWQHDGILGYAAYKVDDAVTTHQAWGLGSYIFINSGADIHATHAFEVPVRAGVRLNSLLTVQLNVGLGVIDHVVNMTGPATIPPAGQTEGSTVISLKQFPE, from the coding sequence ATGCACCGAACCCTTCGCGCCACCGCCCATCCCTGGACCACCCGGCCGCCGGAACCGCGCCGTCACCTGCCCGCGTTGCTGGGACTGAGCGTGCTGCTGGCCGCCTGCGCCCCGCCTGCCCCCGTACCAGAGCCGCAGCCGGAGAACCGCTCGCTGGGCGAGAACGTCAAGGTCTTCGATCCCAGCATGCCGACCAGCGAGATCCAGGCAGCGGTAGACGCGGTCAAGACACAGCAGGTGAACGCGGAGTTCGGCGGCGGGCGCTACGCCCTGATGTTCAAGCCGGGCACCTACGGCACGCCGGACAAGCCGCTGTTCATTGATGTCGGCTACTACACCGAAGTGATCGGTCTGGGCCGCACGCCGGGTGATGTGGTCATCAACGGTCACGTCAACGTCTACAACCGCTGCCTGGACACCGGGACCGACGGCCAGCCCAGCAACTGCATCGCGCTGAACAACTTCTGGCGCTCGGCCTCGAACCTGACGGTCAAGGTGGCGGGCGGCGAGGGCTGTCAGGCGGCCACCAATTTCTGGGCCGTCTCGCAGGCGGCCCCGATGCGGCGCGTTCATGTGGACGGCAAATTCAGCCTGATGGACTACTGCTCGGCAGGGCCACAGTTCGCCAGCGGCGGCTACATTGCCGACTCGCTGTTCAGCGGCACCGACGCGGTGATCAACGGTTCCCAGCAGCAGTTCATCGTGAGAAACAGTGAGATTCCCGGCTGGTCCAACGGCGTGTGGAATCAGGTCTTCTCCGGCGTCAAGGGCGCCCCGGCCACCAGTTTCGCCACCCTGGACGGGGACGGCAAACCCGCCAACCCGTACACCACCCTGCCGATTACCCCGATGTCGCGGGAAAAGCCATACCTGTATCTGGATGCCGCAGGTGAGTATCAGGTGTTCGTGCCGGGCGTCAAAACAAACTCCAGCGGTGTGAGCTGGGCCAGCGGTCCGGAAAGCGGAGGCAAAACCCTACCGCTGAGCGGTTTTTTTATCGCCCGGCCTGGCGATCAGGTCTCTATCCTGAACGCGGCGCTGGGCGCTGGGCGCAGCGTGCTGTTCACGCCCGGTGTGTATGACATCGATCAGACGCTGCTGGTGAACAAGCCCGGTACGGTGCTGTTGGGCCTGGGTCTGGCCACCCTGACAGCCCAGGGCGGCGCCGTGCCCGTGAAGGTGGGGGACGTGAGCGGCGTGAGCGTCGCCGGCCTGACCATCGACGCTGGCGCCACCAACTCGCCGGTCCTGCTGCAGGTGGGCACGCCGGGCGGCGCAGGCGGCAGCGCCAGCGATCCGGTGGCCCTGCACGACGTCTTCTTCCGCATCGGCGGGCCGGGGGTGGGCAAGGCCACGACCAGCCTGATCGTCAACAGCAACCACACCATCCTGGACCACATCTGGGCGTGGCGGGCCGATCACGGCCAGGGCGTCGGCTGGACAGTCAATACCGCCGACCACGGCGTGATCGTGAACGGCGACGACGTGACCGCCACCGGCCTGTTCGTCGAGCACTACCAGAAAGACCAGTTGATCTGGAACGGTGAGCGCGGCCAGGTCGTGCTGTTCCAGAACGAGATGCCCTATGACGCCCCCAGCCAGGCCGCGTGGCAGCACGACGGCATCCTGGGCTACGCGGCTTACAAGGTGGACGACGCGGTCACCACCCATCAGGCCTGGGGGCTGGGCAGCTACATCTTCATCAATTCCGGCGCGGACATCCACGCCACCCACGCCTTCGAGGTGCCGGTCAGGGCGGGGGTCAGGTTGAACAGCCTGCTCACCGTGCAGCTCAACGTCGGACTGGGCGTGATCGACCATGTCGTGAACATGACCGGACCAGCGACCATTCCGCCTGCAGGGCAGACGGAAGGCTCCACCGTGATCAGTCTCAAGCAGTTTCCGGAGTAG
- a CDS encoding disulfide bond formation protein B produces the protein MTRDNRLYLAWLVALAATLGSLYFSEVRGFRPCVLCWYQRIAMYPLAVILGIAALNSDFKIRRYVLPLAAVGWVVALIQNLEDWNVIPTLKACSALVDPTVVPCNTPWPIWGAGALSGLNPILTIPMLSLIAFTLIIALLSWRRS, from the coding sequence CTGACCCGCGACAACCGCCTGTACCTGGCGTGGCTGGTGGCCCTGGCCGCCACGCTGGGCAGCCTGTATTTCAGCGAGGTCAGGGGATTTCGCCCCTGCGTGCTGTGCTGGTACCAGCGCATCGCCATGTACCCGCTGGCGGTGATCCTGGGCATTGCGGCGCTGAACAGTGATTTTAAGATCCGGCGCTACGTGCTGCCGCTGGCGGCGGTGGGCTGGGTGGTGGCCCTGATCCAGAATCTGGAAGACTGGAACGTGATTCCCACCCTGAAGGCATGCAGCGCGCTGGTGGACCCCACGGTGGTGCCGTGCAACACGCCCTGGCCGATCTGGGGCGCGGGCGCCCTGTCGGGCCTGAACCCAATTCTGACCATTCCGATGCTGAGCCTGATCGCCTTTACGCTGATCATCGCGCTGCTGAGCTGGCGCAGAAGCTGA
- a CDS encoding vWA domain-containing protein: protein MARITRYSKFEGELDQLDSSELMQMIQEALLGQGMNDPYDPDPNARPSMDDLFDAILEALAERNMIPEEQLMEAMQSADIHDTALGQQIKNLMDKLQQDGFIRKEFEDQDGQGGAGQSGEATFQLTDKSIDFLGYKSLRDLMGGLGRSSAGAHDTREYASGVEMSGELKNYEFGDTLNLDTTATLGNVLSKGMENMEESDLVIRQAEYNSSAATIVLLDCSHSMILYGEDRFTPAKQVALALAHLIRTQYPSDTVKFVLFHDSAEEVPVSKLAQAQIGPYHTNTAGGLRLAQQLLKRENKDMKQIVMITDGKPSALTLPDGRIYKNAYGLDPYVLGATLREVANCRRSGIQVNTFMLARDPELVGFVRRVSEMTKGKAYFTTPQNIGQYVLMDFVTNKTKLVN, encoded by the coding sequence ATGGCGCGCATCACGCGGTACAGCAAGTTTGAGGGCGAACTGGATCAACTCGATTCCAGCGAGCTGATGCAGATGATCCAGGAGGCCCTGCTGGGACAGGGCATGAACGATCCCTACGACCCCGATCCCAACGCGCGCCCCAGCATGGACGACCTGTTCGACGCCATTCTGGAAGCCCTGGCCGAGCGCAACATGATCCCCGAAGAGCAGCTGATGGAAGCCATGCAGTCGGCGGACATCCACGACACCGCGCTGGGCCAGCAGATCAAGAACCTGATGGACAAATTGCAGCAGGACGGCTTTATCCGCAAGGAATTCGAGGATCAGGACGGCCAGGGCGGCGCGGGCCAGTCGGGCGAGGCCACCTTCCAGCTGACCGACAAGAGCATCGACTTTTTAGGCTACAAATCGCTGCGTGACCTGATGGGCGGCCTGGGCCGCAGCAGCGCGGGCGCGCACGACACCCGCGAGTACGCCAGCGGCGTGGAGATGTCGGGGGAACTCAAGAACTACGAGTTCGGCGACACCCTGAACCTGGACACCACCGCCACCCTGGGCAACGTGCTCAGCAAGGGCATGGAGAACATGGAGGAATCCGATCTGGTGATCCGCCAGGCCGAGTACAACTCCTCGGCGGCCACCATTGTGCTGCTGGACTGCTCGCACTCCATGATCCTGTACGGCGAGGACCGCTTCACCCCCGCCAAGCAGGTGGCGCTGGCGCTGGCCCACCTGATCCGCACCCAGTACCCCAGCGACACCGTGAAGTTCGTGCTGTTCCACGACAGCGCCGAGGAAGTGCCCGTAAGCAAGCTGGCGCAGGCGCAGATCGGGCCGTACCACACCAACACGGCGGGCGGGCTGCGGCTGGCCCAGCAACTGCTGAAGCGCGAGAACAAGGACATGAAGCAGATCGTGATGATCACCGACGGCAAGCCCAGCGCCCTGACGCTGCCGGACGGGCGCATCTACAAGAACGCCTACGGCCTCGATCCCTACGTGCTGGGCGCCACCCTGCGCGAGGTGGCTAACTGCCGCCGCAGCGGCATTCAGGTCAACACCTTCATGCTGGCCCGTGATCCCGAACTGGTGGGTTTCGTGCGCCGCGTCAGCGAGATGACCAAGGGCAAGGCGTACTTCACCACGCCGCAGAACATCGGTCAGTACGTGCTGATGGACTTCGTGACCAACAAGACCAAACTGGTGAACTGA